In one Chryseobacterium camelliae genomic region, the following are encoded:
- a CDS encoding AEC family transporter, whose amino-acid sequence MVNFVLIAVCIIAGMVFKATKSIHPDAHKGINTWILYLALPAVSFKYLPKVQWTTEMLFPILATFLIAVFCFFFMMFYSKSRGYSRRSRSTLELASGYSNTSFIGFPLISAFYGESLLSIAIICDQTMFFALSTLGIIAAVKGGSKSGKVSAKFILKRLITFPPLVGCISALVLSQFVDFSFAEPFFDKLAATVSPLALFSVGLQLKFNGWKKLIPQMSASMLYKLILAPAIVLGLALLLGIKGNTAKITIFEAAMPTLVTSSIIAEQFRLNTKLTNLIIGFSIIVGFFTSAIWYQIIEMFF is encoded by the coding sequence ATGGTAAATTTTGTTCTCATTGCAGTGTGTATTATTGCAGGAATGGTTTTCAAAGCCACAAAATCTATCCATCCCGATGCTCACAAAGGTATTAACACCTGGATTCTTTATCTGGCGCTTCCGGCGGTTTCTTTTAAATACCTGCCGAAAGTACAATGGACGACAGAAATGCTTTTCCCGATCTTAGCGACCTTCCTGATTGCTGTTTTCTGTTTCTTTTTTATGATGTTTTACAGCAAAAGCAGAGGATATTCCAGGCGGTCAAGAAGTACATTGGAATTAGCAAGCGGATACAGCAATACTTCATTCATCGGATTTCCCTTAATTTCTGCCTTTTATGGGGAAAGCTTGTTAAGCATTGCCATCATTTGCGATCAGACCATGTTTTTTGCCCTTTCAACCTTAGGAATTATTGCAGCAGTAAAAGGCGGCAGTAAATCCGGAAAAGTGAGTGCAAAATTTATACTCAAAAGATTAATTACTTTCCCTCCTTTGGTAGGATGTATTTCTGCACTCGTCTTATCTCAGTTTGTAGACTTTAGTTTTGCGGAGCCTTTTTTTGATAAACTGGCGGCAACGGTAAGTCCATTGGCGTTGTTTTCTGTAGGACTACAATTGAAGTTCAACGGTTGGAAAAAACTGATTCCTCAAATGTCTGCTTCAATGCTGTATAAATTGATTTTAGCTCCGGCCATCGTCTTAGGATTGGCTTTATTATTAGGAATCAAAGGAAATACGGCAAAAATTACAATTTTTGAGGCTGCAATGCCAACTTTGGTCACTTCGAGTATTATTGCAGAACAGTTCAGGCTCAACACCAAGCTCACCAATTTAATTATCGGGTTCAGTATTATCGTAGGATTTTTTACTTCCGCAATCTGGTATCAAATTATTGAGATGTTTTTCTAA
- the dacB gene encoding D-alanyl-D-alanine carboxypeptidase/D-alanyl-D-alanine-endopeptidase, with protein MVKFRKYISGITVLASGLFLAQSTVSTVLYSPTYDSQKSIANLPSPVAAVEKTILSPKELIDVNLNTMVTDPVLKNANWGFVVYDPKTKKIISSYNENASLVPASTTKLLTTETALNLLGENYRWMTQLEYSGQVDENGVLNGNLYIVGSGDPSLGTNKAGALSYREIIADFVSGLSREGIKKVNGDIIIQTALFKGNISRLPENVVWLENNNYYLPVGTTREISPANEKLIVKKSNFSTDKKFFYVSPYANQMVYAEKYEGNENLTTKLPDAPAYLANTFRTTLVKSGIAITGKVTPKMTDASPESRKLVSAYKSPTLTDIVYYTNQHSDNSLAEALLRTVGFFRKGDQTSESGRIVVKDHLKDIAFDAEGLNYMDGSGLSRSNTVTPIAQVKYLTSLMNQKYYQTYFTSLPIGGQSGTLKRMFNITGNGQIFAKTGTLNKVKTLAGYIKTNSGRTLVFSLLVNNYSGSVDMVKKRMEKILEPTLEL; from the coding sequence ATGGTAAAATTCAGAAAATATATTTCAGGTATTACGGTATTGGCTTCTGGTTTATTCCTCGCTCAGTCTACCGTTTCCACGGTTCTTTATTCTCCCACATATGATAGTCAGAAATCCATTGCAAATCTGCCTTCTCCTGTGGCTGCGGTTGAAAAAACCATTCTTTCGCCAAAAGAACTTATAGATGTTAATCTAAATACAATGGTAACGGATCCTGTGCTGAAGAATGCCAATTGGGGCTTCGTAGTATATGATCCTAAAACAAAAAAGATCATTTCTTCGTACAACGAAAATGCATCCTTGGTTCCTGCATCCACCACAAAATTGCTTACAACTGAGACTGCTTTGAATCTATTGGGTGAAAACTACCGTTGGATGACGCAGCTTGAATATTCGGGGCAGGTTGATGAAAACGGTGTTTTGAACGGGAACTTGTATATCGTAGGAAGCGGAGATCCTTCTTTGGGAACCAATAAAGCTGGAGCATTATCCTACAGAGAAATCATTGCAGATTTTGTAAGCGGGCTTTCACGTGAGGGTATAAAAAAGGTAAACGGTGATATTATTATTCAGACAGCACTTTTCAAAGGTAATATTTCAAGACTTCCGGAAAATGTTGTGTGGCTAGAAAACAATAATTATTATTTACCGGTAGGTACAACCCGTGAGATCAGTCCGGCAAATGAGAAGTTAATCGTTAAAAAAAGTAATTTCTCAACCGATAAAAAATTCTTCTATGTTTCTCCTTATGCCAATCAAATGGTATATGCAGAAAAGTATGAAGGAAACGAGAATTTAACTACAAAATTACCGGATGCACCTGCTTATCTTGCTAATACCTTCAGAACGACTCTGGTAAAAAGCGGAATTGCGATAACCGGAAAAGTAACGCCAAAAATGACGGATGCATCACCTGAAAGCAGAAAACTGGTTTCTGCCTATAAATCTCCTACATTGACGGATATTGTATATTATACCAATCAGCATAGCGATAATTCTCTCGCAGAAGCGCTGTTGAGAACAGTAGGTTTTTTCAGAAAAGGAGATCAGACCAGTGAGAGTGGGAGAATAGTGGTGAAAGATCATCTTAAAGATATTGCTTTTGATGCAGAAGGATTAAATTATATGGATGGAAGCGGACTATCAAGAAGTAATACGGTGACGCCAATTGCCCAGGTGAAATATCTTACATCCTTAATGAACCAAAAGTATTATCAAACCTATTTCACTTCATTACCGATCGGCGGACAATCCGGAACGTTGAAAAGAATGTTCAATATAACAGGAAACGGACAGATTTTTGCAAAAACCGGAACCTTGAATAAAGTAAAAACATTGGCAGGTTATATAAAGACCAATTCGGGAAGAACATTAGTATTCTCTCTTTTGGTAAATAACTATTCCGGTTCTGTGGATATGGTGAAAAAAAGAATGGAAAAAATTCTTGAACCGACTCTAGAGCTTTAA
- a CDS encoding ABC transporter permease subunit, whose product MIAIFKKELWSYFGNWSAWVIIAAFSLVTTLFLFFFENDSNIFEIGLASLQSYFVLVPWLLMFIIPALSMKTFAEEQQTGTLNWLFSQPLKTSDLVLGKFLSVWVVGILCLIPSLIYLYTVYVLGVPEGNIDLGMTFGSYLGMIILIAAFSGVGILASSLSQNQIMAYLLGVFMCFIMYFGVEQLASYKLLGGADFILQNIGFYQHFLGFTRGLIDFKDVAYFVLIIGVTLVLSNHFINKKK is encoded by the coding sequence ATGATTGCAATTTTTAAAAAAGAACTTTGGAGTTACTTTGGAAACTGGAGCGCATGGGTAATCATTGCCGCTTTCAGTTTGGTAACAACATTGTTTCTGTTTTTTTTCGAAAATGATTCTAACATTTTTGAGATCGGACTGGCTTCCTTACAAAGTTATTTTGTCCTGGTTCCTTGGCTGCTGATGTTTATTATTCCGGCACTTTCTATGAAAACTTTTGCGGAAGAGCAGCAAACGGGAACATTGAACTGGCTGTTTTCCCAACCTTTAAAAACCTCAGATTTGGTTCTGGGCAAATTTTTATCCGTTTGGGTGGTTGGAATTTTATGCCTGATTCCGTCATTGATCTACCTTTATACAGTCTATGTTTTGGGAGTTCCGGAAGGAAATATCGATTTAGGAATGACGTTCGGAAGCTATTTAGGAATGATTATTTTAATTGCCGCTTTTTCAGGAGTGGGAATTTTAGCTTCTTCACTTTCTCAAAACCAGATTATGGCTTATTTGTTAGGTGTTTTCATGTGCTTTATCATGTATTTCGGGGTCGAGCAATTAGCAAGTTATAAATTATTGGGAGGAGCAGATTTTATTTTGCAGAATATTGGTTTTTATCAGCATTTCTTAGGATTTACAAGAGGTCTTATCGACTTTAAAGATGTCGCTTATTTTGTTTTAATCATCGGAGTTACCTTAGTTTTGTCCAACCATTTTATCAATAAAAAGAAGTAG
- a CDS encoding M1 family metallopeptidase: MKHFYLLILSILAFQQISAQHENIEMKSFRAKEMKSFANKMIAYNTNPNTLNYDLKYQRMDVSLNPSVYQISGSVTSHFKPNQSMSNIYFDLSNALTVSQVKYHGQNLAFQQLATKEVKIDFPVALSANVLDSLTIHYSGAPPTANNSFSTGTQGGSPVLSTLSEPYGAQDWFPTKQSLNDKIEQFDFKITTPSQYNVAANGTLMSETVLPPGQKLTFWRTMYPTAAYLIAISITNYVKLTDTIGTPPFPFINYVYPSTASNATSMANINWTKQVMNTFETYFGPYPFRNEKYGHMQFEYGGGMEHQTMSSMGDWGKGLIAHELAHQWFGDKVTCGAWNDIWLNEGFATFGAHLANEKLLMTNTEFMNFLSSEKDFITSAPGGSVYVADANLNNIGAIFSGRLSYSKGGFVVRMIKWILGETVFYQAIKDYHARPALAYNYVRTADLKNSIQQSTGKDLTEFFNDWIYGQGYPTYDIRWKQTGNQVTFKASQTQSHTSVSFYEMPLPIKVTGTGGQVAYFALDNTVNNQYFTESVAFPVASVEFNYEYQIIEKNSTVTQDNTLSTSDVSKDEFALYPNPAKNELFLKGVNRSTEYSIYFVDGKLVEKGIYHPNQSVNIQKLIPGTYIFKIDEKNIKFLKK; this comes from the coding sequence ATGAAACACTTCTATCTTCTGATACTGAGTATTCTTGCTTTTCAACAGATTTCGGCACAGCACGAAAATATTGAAATGAAATCATTCAGAGCAAAGGAAATGAAATCTTTTGCGAATAAAATGATTGCTTATAATACCAATCCTAATACCCTGAACTATGATCTTAAGTATCAAAGGATGGATGTCAGTTTAAACCCTTCGGTATATCAGATCTCAGGATCTGTAACTTCACATTTTAAGCCTAATCAGAGTATGAGCAATATCTACTTTGATCTTTCAAATGCCTTAACGGTGTCTCAGGTGAAATACCATGGTCAGAACCTTGCTTTTCAGCAACTGGCAACAAAAGAAGTTAAAATCGATTTTCCGGTGGCACTTTCGGCAAATGTATTGGACTCATTAACGATTCATTACTCCGGAGCACCGCCGACAGCGAATAATTCTTTTTCAACAGGAACGCAGGGCGGATCACCGGTTCTTTCTACTTTAAGTGAACCTTATGGTGCGCAAGATTGGTTTCCTACCAAGCAAAGTCTGAATGATAAGATAGAACAATTTGATTTTAAAATTACAACACCTTCCCAGTATAATGTTGCTGCAAACGGAACATTGATGTCTGAAACGGTACTGCCTCCCGGACAAAAACTGACGTTCTGGAGAACAATGTACCCTACCGCGGCCTATCTTATTGCGATTTCGATTACCAATTATGTAAAACTTACCGATACTATAGGAACGCCTCCGTTTCCATTTATTAATTATGTATACCCTTCTACAGCCAGTAATGCTACAAGTATGGCCAATATCAACTGGACGAAGCAGGTGATGAACACTTTTGAAACCTATTTTGGACCTTATCCTTTCAGAAATGAAAAATACGGGCATATGCAATTTGAATATGGCGGCGGAATGGAACATCAAACCATGTCGTCGATGGGAGACTGGGGAAAAGGGCTTATCGCTCACGAGCTGGCTCATCAGTGGTTTGGAGATAAGGTCACTTGCGGAGCATGGAACGATATATGGCTGAATGAAGGGTTTGCAACCTTTGGAGCACATCTTGCCAATGAAAAATTACTGATGACCAATACCGAGTTTATGAATTTTTTATCATCAGAAAAAGACTTTATTACGAGCGCTCCAGGCGGAAGTGTGTATGTTGCAGATGCTAATTTAAATAATATAGGAGCTATTTTTAGTGGAAGATTGTCTTATTCAAAAGGAGGATTTGTGGTGAGGATGATAAAATGGATTTTGGGCGAAACCGTTTTTTATCAGGCGATAAAAGATTATCATGCAAGACCGGCTTTGGCATATAATTATGTAAGAACTGCCGATCTTAAAAATTCTATTCAGCAATCTACAGGAAAAGATCTTACCGAATTTTTTAACGACTGGATCTACGGGCAAGGATATCCAACCTACGATATCCGTTGGAAACAAACAGGAAATCAAGTTACTTTCAAAGCTTCGCAAACGCAGAGTCATACCTCTGTAAGTTTTTACGAAATGCCTTTACCTATTAAAGTAACAGGAACAGGAGGACAGGTTGCCTATTTTGCTCTTGATAATACAGTAAACAACCAATATTTTACAGAATCTGTGGCATTTCCTGTGGCGAGTGTGGAGTTTAATTACGAATATCAGATCATTGAAAAAAACTCAACCGTGACTCAGGATAACACACTGAGTACTTCGGATGTGAGTAAAGATGAATTTGCTTTGTACCCAAACCCGGCAAAAAATGAATTGTTTTTGAAAGGGGTAAATAGATCGACTGAATATTCAATTTATTTTGTTGACGGAAAATTGGTTGAGAAAGGAATTTATCATCCGAATCAATCTGTAAATATTCAAAAATTAATTCCGGGAACTTATATTTTCAAAATAGATGAAAAGAATATAAAATTTTTAAAGAAATAG
- a CDS encoding CopD family protein, protein MLYTIIKALHIIFMVSYFAGIFYLVRIFVYYKDTDEFAEDKKKILREQYTFMARRLWNIITVPAGVIMAVCGLVMIFLNPGLMKMPWFHLKLTFLIGLAIYHYWCWKKVLKLRELNGNTLETANIKLRQANEIATFILFLVVFTVILKSMVIEYWWQLITGFFVLVFLIMMTVKLVNKSKK, encoded by the coding sequence ATGCTGTATACCATCATCAAAGCGCTTCATATTATCTTCATGGTAAGCTATTTTGCGGGAATTTTTTATCTCGTGAGAATTTTCGTTTACTATAAAGATACTGATGAATTTGCGGAGGATAAAAAGAAGATTTTAAGAGAGCAATATACCTTCATGGCACGTCGACTTTGGAATATTATTACCGTTCCGGCGGGAGTCATTATGGCGGTTTGCGGATTGGTTATGATTTTTTTAAATCCGGGATTAATGAAAATGCCCTGGTTTCATTTAAAATTGACTTTCCTGATCGGTTTGGCGATTTACCATTATTGGTGCTGGAAAAAAGTCTTAAAACTCAGAGAACTTAACGGAAATACCTTAGAAACAGCGAATATTAAATTAAGACAAGCCAACGAAATTGCAACCTTTATTTTATTTCTGGTTGTTTTCACGGTGATATTAAAATCAATGGTCATTGAATATTGGTGGCAATTAATTACCGGATTTTTCGTTTTGGTATTTTTAATCATGATGACCGTTAAATTGGTGAATAAAAGTAAAAAGTAA
- the priA gene encoding replication restart helicase PriA: MNYAQIVLPLNLKGSFTYKVPEELQSEIQQGMRVLVPFGGKKIYTGIVFELHDNAPENFVAKEVINILDDKPIVPAEQINFWNWLSEYYVSGLGEIYRFAFPSSLKLESETYLKLKPNIRVDFENLDVNEMYLIQALEVRQLINLTDIEAFIPKKDIIKTINSLIDLQYIEIDEKIAEKYKAKEVAYVRINDEVLKNQNLSEILLTLKRAQKQKDLFLHILEKQTENPDLHIKKAELFGDGYFGSSHFKSLADKNLVEEYYMQKDRIESYEGEIEEIEELSESQKTAKTEIDEAFEEGKNVLLHGVTSSGKTHIYLEKIEDCLNEGKNVLFLLPEISLTKQITQRLEKKYGRQLGFYHQKLTDFERVEVWRRIRQNDITILIGTRNALFLPFQNLGLIVVDEEHDSAYKPREVSPYFNAKDAAQVLGSFYNARVILGSATPSVESYYNARKNRIKYVFLEERFGNVNLPEYELINFKEAQDSKKVSGNFSLQLIDELKRTVDEKNQAIVLHNRRGYANVIECETCGYVNYCSNCDVVMTYHKAANEMKCHYCGQRASKPKTCPKCHSENLNERGVGVEQIHEEVSKLFPENEVDRMDVDSMRKKFAYEKLYEKIEDGETDIVVGTQMISKGLDFDHIELVAIPKADSLLYVQDFRAEERAYQLITQVSGRAGRVSGKGKIIIQTYNPDHSVFQLIKMNNPAKVYKYILTDRQKFHYPPFTKLIMIELKHRREDKVNRASQFLGSVLRKYLPEDCVLGPEKSQIARLNNLYQFQILLKLPRGKNYEKFKKMVLLSLKEFDEITAYQSIKKDVFVDF, translated from the coding sequence TTGAACTACGCTCAAATCGTTTTACCGTTAAATTTAAAAGGATCTTTTACCTATAAAGTTCCTGAAGAACTGCAATCTGAAATTCAGCAGGGAATGCGTGTTCTGGTTCCTTTCGGCGGTAAAAAGATCTATACAGGGATTGTTTTTGAACTTCACGACAATGCTCCGGAAAACTTTGTGGCAAAAGAAGTGATCAATATTCTGGATGATAAGCCGATCGTTCCTGCAGAGCAGATTAATTTTTGGAACTGGCTTTCAGAATATTATGTGTCAGGTTTGGGGGAAATCTACCGTTTTGCATTTCCGTCTTCCTTGAAACTGGAAAGTGAAACCTATTTAAAATTAAAACCCAACATAAGGGTTGATTTTGAAAACCTGGATGTCAATGAAATGTACCTTATTCAGGCGCTGGAAGTTCGTCAGTTGATCAATCTGACAGATATTGAAGCTTTCATTCCCAAAAAAGATATTATTAAAACCATCAATTCGTTAATTGATCTGCAGTACATCGAAATTGATGAAAAAATTGCTGAAAAATATAAAGCAAAGGAAGTTGCGTATGTGAGAATTAATGATGAGGTTTTAAAAAACCAGAATCTTTCTGAAATCCTTTTAACGTTAAAGAGAGCACAGAAACAGAAAGATCTTTTTCTGCATATTTTGGAAAAACAGACGGAAAATCCTGATTTACATATAAAAAAGGCGGAGTTGTTTGGTGACGGATATTTCGGAAGCTCACACTTCAAGTCTTTGGCAGATAAAAATCTGGTGGAGGAATATTATATGCAAAAAGACAGAATCGAAAGTTATGAAGGGGAAATTGAAGAAATCGAAGAGCTTTCCGAATCTCAAAAAACTGCGAAAACTGAGATTGATGAAGCTTTTGAAGAAGGAAAAAATGTTCTGCTTCATGGAGTAACTTCGTCAGGTAAAACCCATATTTATTTAGAAAAAATTGAAGATTGCCTGAACGAGGGAAAAAACGTTCTGTTTTTACTTCCTGAAATTTCTTTAACGAAGCAAATTACTCAAAGATTAGAAAAAAAATACGGCAGACAACTTGGTTTTTACCATCAGAAGCTTACCGATTTTGAAAGGGTGGAAGTTTGGAGAAGAATTCGGCAAAATGATATAACAATCCTTATCGGAACACGAAATGCCTTGTTTTTGCCTTTCCAGAATTTAGGATTGATTGTTGTGGATGAAGAGCACGATTCTGCCTACAAACCAAGGGAAGTTTCGCCTTATTTTAATGCAAAAGATGCTGCACAGGTTCTGGGGAGCTTTTACAATGCCAGAGTCATTCTGGGTTCTGCAACGCCTTCCGTTGAAAGCTATTACAATGCAAGAAAAAACAGAATAAAATATGTTTTTCTGGAAGAACGCTTTGGAAATGTAAATCTTCCTGAATATGAATTGATTAATTTTAAAGAAGCTCAGGATTCCAAAAAGGTTTCCGGGAACTTTTCTTTGCAGCTGATTGATGAGTTAAAACGAACTGTGGATGAAAAAAATCAGGCGATTGTGCTTCATAACCGCCGCGGTTATGCCAATGTAATAGAATGTGAGACTTGTGGTTATGTGAATTACTGCTCGAATTGTGATGTCGTGATGACCTATCATAAGGCTGCAAACGAAATGAAATGTCATTATTGCGGACAAAGAGCTTCAAAGCCTAAAACCTGCCCGAAATGTCATTCTGAAAATCTCAATGAGAGAGGAGTAGGAGTTGAGCAGATTCATGAAGAAGTTTCAAAATTATTTCCTGAAAATGAAGTTGACAGAATGGACGTCGATTCTATGAGGAAAAAATTTGCCTACGAAAAGCTATACGAAAAGATCGAAGACGGAGAAACGGATATTGTGGTGGGAACTCAGATGATTTCCAAAGGACTGGATTTTGATCATATTGAATTGGTGGCGATTCCCAAAGCAGATTCTTTATTGTATGTTCAGGATTTTAGGGCGGAAGAAAGAGCGTACCAGCTTATTACACAGGTTTCCGGCAGGGCGGGAAGAGTTTCCGGGAAAGGGAAGATTATCATCCAGACTTACAATCCGGACCATTCTGTTTTTCAGTTGATTAAAATGAATAATCCGGCTAAGGTTTATAAATATATTTTAACGGATCGCCAAAAATTTCATTATCCTCCTTTTACAAAACTCATTATGATTGAGCTTAAGCATAGAAGAGAAGATAAGGTAAATCGCGCTTCTCAGTTTTTAGGTTCGGTCTTACGAAAATACCTTCCTGAAGATTGTGTTTTGGGACCGGAGAAATCTCAGATTGCAAGACTTAACAATTTATACCAGTTTCAGATTTTATTAAAACTTCCAAGAGGGAAAAACTATGAAAAATTCAAAAAAATGGTTTTATTAAGTTTGAAAGAATTTGACGAAATCACTGCATACCAAAGCATCAAAAAAGACGTTTTTGTTGATTTTTAA
- the kbl gene encoding glycine C-acetyltransferase, protein MISKKYLETLQNELQNIDNDGLYKRERIITSQQSAEIEANGKKLLNFCANNYLGLSNNPEVMKASQDMIESHGYGMSSVRFICGTQDIHKQLEQKIADFLGLEDTILYAACFDANGGVFEPLFTEEDAIISDELNHASIIDGVRLCKAARYRYKNNNMEDLEAQLIAASEKNHRFKIIVTDGVFSMDGIVADLKGVCDLADKYDALVMVDDSHATGFIGKTGRGTHEANEVMGRVDIITSTLGKALGGALGGFTSGKKEIIDMLRQRSRPYLFSNSLAPGIVGAALKVLDMISEDTSLRDQVMENAEYFRAEMKSKGFDIPDGDAAIVPVMLYDAPLAQKMAEKLMDEGIYVIGFFYPVVPKGKARIRVQLSAAHTRAHLDKAIAAFEKVGKELGVIS, encoded by the coding sequence ATGATCTCTAAAAAGTATCTTGAAACTTTACAAAACGAACTGCAAAATATTGACAACGATGGGCTTTACAAAAGAGAAAGAATTATTACTTCTCAGCAAAGTGCGGAAATAGAAGCGAACGGAAAAAAGCTGTTGAACTTCTGTGCCAACAATTATTTGGGATTATCCAACAATCCGGAAGTAATGAAAGCTTCCCAGGATATGATCGAATCTCATGGTTACGGTATGTCTTCGGTACGTTTTATCTGCGGAACTCAGGATATTCACAAGCAATTGGAGCAAAAAATTGCTGATTTTTTAGGATTGGAAGATACCATCCTTTATGCAGCTTGTTTTGATGCAAACGGAGGGGTTTTCGAGCCGTTATTTACAGAAGAAGATGCGATTATCTCTGATGAACTGAATCATGCTTCGATCATCGACGGAGTTCGTCTTTGTAAGGCGGCAAGATACCGTTACAAAAACAATAATATGGAGGATCTGGAGGCTCAGTTAATTGCGGCTTCTGAAAAAAATCACCGTTTCAAAATTATTGTAACTGACGGAGTGTTCTCTATGGATGGAATCGTTGCGGACTTAAAAGGAGTTTGTGATTTAGCGGATAAATATGATGCTTTGGTAATGGTTGACGATTCTCATGCAACCGGTTTCATCGGTAAAACAGGTCGTGGAACTCACGAAGCTAATGAAGTGATGGGTAGAGTAGATATCATTACTTCCACATTAGGAAAAGCTTTAGGAGGTGCTTTAGGAGGATTTACTTCCGGTAAAAAGGAGATCATTGATATGTTGAGACAGCGTTCAAGACCTTATTTATTTTCAAACTCATTGGCTCCGGGAATCGTGGGTGCAGCTTTGAAAGTGTTGGATATGATTTCTGAAGATACGTCTCTTCGTGACCAGGTAATGGAAAACGCAGAATATTTCAGAGCTGAAATGAAGTCTAAAGGCTTCGATATTCCTGATGGTGATGCTGCCATCGTTCCGGTAATGCTTTACGATGCACCTTTGGCTCAAAAAATGGCTGAAAAACTGATGGATGAAGGAATTTACGTGATCGGATTCTTCTATCCTGTGGTACCGAAAGGAAAAGCGAGAATCAGGGTTCAGCTTTCCGCAGCACATACAAGAGCGCATTTGGATAAAGCAATTGCTGCTTTTGAGAAAGTAGGAAAAGAATTAGGAGTGATTTCTTAA